The window CCGCTGCAGGCGGCGCTGGTGGACAGCCACCAGGCCGCCCACTGGCGCGCACGGCTGGCAGCCCGCGAAGGGGCGCTGGTGCCGCTGATCCTGTGCGGCGAAGACACGACCATCCCGCTGTGGCGTCTGCTGGCCGAACGCGCACTGTGCATCAACACCACGGCAGCGGGCGGCAACGCCAGCCTGATGACGATTTCCGTCTAGGCTTTCCCGTCCCCTGCAACAGGCGCCCGGACCTCGTGTCCCGGCGCCTGTTTTTCTTGCAGGCGTACAATATCGGCCTCAATGAGCGGCGGCCTGATGGCATGACTTGCAATCCGGCCAGCCAGCCCCATCTCGACAGGAACGCGGATTGGGCAAGTCCCTCCGCTGCTCCCAGGCACATATTGAACAGAGGCAAGCATGGAACAATTTCACGGCACCACCATCCTTTCCGTCCGTCGCGGCAATCAGGTCGCGCTGGGCGGCGACGGCCAGGTGACGCTTGGCAACATCGTCATGAAGGGCAGTGCGCGCAAGGTGCGCAAGCTCTACCACGGCAAGGTGCTGGTCGGTTTCGCCGGCGGCACCGCCGACGCCTTCACCCTGCTGGAACTGTTCGAGGCCAAGCTGGAAAAGCACCAGGGCAATCTCATGCGCGCCTCGGTGGAGCTGGCCAAGGACTGGCGCACCGACCGTATGCTGCGTCGCCTGGAGGCCATGCTGCTGTGCGCCGACAAGGAAACCACCCTGGTCATCACCGGCAATGGCGATGTGCTCGAACCCAATGACGGCATCGGCGCCATCGGTTCTGGGGGCAGCTATGCGCAATCGGCGGCCAAGGCGCTCTACGAGAACACCGAACTGTCACCAGCCGAGATCGTCAAGAAATCGCTGACCATCGCCGGCGAGCTGTGCATCTACACCAACCTGAACCAT is drawn from Herbaspirillum seropedicae and contains these coding sequences:
- the hslV gene encoding ATP-dependent protease subunit HslV, translating into MEQFHGTTILSVRRGNQVALGGDGQVTLGNIVMKGSARKVRKLYHGKVLVGFAGGTADAFTLLELFEAKLEKHQGNLMRASVELAKDWRTDRMLRRLEAMLLCADKETTLVITGNGDVLEPNDGIGAIGSGGSYAQSAAKALYENTELSPAEIVKKSLTIAGELCIYTNLNHIIETLE